A genomic region of Candidatus Hydrothermales bacterium contains the following coding sequences:
- a CDS encoding cation-transporting P-type ATPase translates to MNIIDFKFPYLYSQKEIIELLKSSPNGLSQDEAIQRLSLFGYNEIEEERRIPVLKLLLSQFLNILIIILLLA, encoded by the coding sequence ATGAACATCATCGATTTCAAATTTCCTTATCTTTACAGTCAAAAAGAGATAATCGAATTGTTGAAAAGTTCTCCTAATGGACTCTCTCAAGATGAGGCAATACAAAGATTAAGCCTATTCGGATACAATGAAATTGAAGAAGAGAGAAGAATTCCAGTCCTTAAACTTTTATTATCTCAGTTTTTAAATATCCTTATTATAATCCTACTACTTGCC